A window of Brachybacterium fresconis contains these coding sequences:
- a CDS encoding IS30 family transposase, which yields MLPASFRAGVIEDVLEGATAWDAAVAAGVSARVLTDWLREAGVMLRTGRPSPDQLSSVVRPPPAKSFGAPAGHGRRLQLADRIWIEMGIAQGDDPDRIASSLGVHRSTVFRELSRHSLIAHDGRWNRDDAHYSAALAQLWADEARVRPKAFKLETLPLLRRMVIDMLNHKISPQQISVRLRREFPDDENMQISHETLYQTLYVQGAGALRHELKVEGAIRSGRKTRKPASKLPPRSNRSWLEGHRLADRDDITAAEHAGRKIPGHWEGDLVVGPNNSGIITLVERASRFTLLGRLPGTRDSTTVIDMLAEMVEDLPGAVQRSITWDQGMEMAQHARFTVETGCPVFFCDPHSPWQRPTNENLNGQLRWEYPKGTDFNLVTDAELEAVQDMLNARPRVILEGATPSETLDELITTVALTN from the coding sequence ATGTTGCCTGCTTCGTTTCGTGCTGGAGTCATTGAGGACGTGCTGGAAGGCGCGACGGCATGGGACGCGGCCGTGGCGGCGGGTGTCAGCGCGAGAGTGCTGACGGACTGGTTGCGAGAAGCTGGAGTCATGTTGCGCACGGGAAGGCCATCTCCAGACCAGCTGTCTTCGGTGGTCCGACCGCCACCGGCCAAGAGCTTCGGCGCGCCTGCCGGTCATGGCAGGCGACTGCAGCTTGCCGACCGGATCTGGATCGAGATGGGCATTGCCCAGGGAGATGATCCCGATCGGATCGCCTCCAGCCTCGGCGTGCACCGTTCCACGGTCTTTCGTGAGCTCTCTCGCCATAGCCTGATCGCTCACGACGGCCGCTGGAACAGGGATGACGCGCATTACAGCGCCGCCTTGGCCCAGCTGTGGGCCGACGAAGCACGCGTGCGCCCGAAGGCCTTCAAGCTCGAGACGCTGCCGCTGCTGCGCCGGATGGTCATCGACATGCTCAACCACAAGATCTCCCCGCAGCAGATCAGCGTGCGGCTGCGACGAGAGTTCCCCGACGATGAGAACATGCAGATCAGTCACGAGACCCTCTATCAGACCCTCTACGTCCAGGGTGCTGGCGCGCTGCGTCACGAGCTGAAGGTCGAAGGCGCGATCCGTTCGGGCCGCAAGACCCGCAAACCGGCCTCGAAGCTGCCGCCGCGCTCGAACCGCAGCTGGCTGGAAGGACACCGGCTCGCGGATCGCGACGACATCACCGCTGCAGAGCACGCTGGGCGGAAAATCCCTGGGCATTGGGAGGGTGACCTGGTGGTGGGGCCGAACAACTCAGGCATCATCACGCTGGTCGAGCGGGCCTCACGGTTCACGCTGCTGGGGCGCCTGCCCGGAACGCGCGACTCGACCACGGTGATCGACATGCTCGCCGAGATGGTCGAGGACCTGCCCGGCGCGGTTCAGCGCTCGATCACCTGGGACCAGGGCATGGAGATGGCTCAGCACGCGAGGTTCACCGTGGAGACCGGCTGCCCGGTGTTCTTCTGTGACCCGCACTCTCCGTGGCAGCGGCCGACGAACGAGAACCTCAACGGTCAGCTGCGCTGGGAATACCCCAAAGGCACCGACTTCAACCTCGTCACCGACGCAGAGCTCGAAGCCGTCCAAGACATGCTCAACGCCCGTCCCCGCGTGATCCTCGAAGGCGCCACCCCCAGTGAGACACTCGACGAACTGATAACCACAGTCGCACTCACCAACTGA